From the Nymphalis io chromosome 1, ilAglIoxx1.1, whole genome shotgun sequence genome, one window contains:
- the LOC126769092 gene encoding uncharacterized protein LOC126769092 isoform X3, with the protein MATKLVVALTCFALCHSSPIILNGYLYRDGRSFATGQGYTNNYGGRATGSATIEGGAIKAYGSASTDDQNFLNRNIGYGEAYPGQAVAKAEIYDAPQVSVYGSGKAEAQNMPTYYAVPAPANILSYEQNFEVPAEIRYTMPANGGVSAQSSAILNGNTESSITSARTDGTGSAESSAKTQGIDSNVVTVSNAKTIGNSGSAYSNANNALGLTNIMTKTEGFGSALSKAQNGLGLTSAESQSNGGSAASLAKNAIDSIVATANSQGYGSASSNIDNRNFQNVHQRGIHWRFGTAFDTSSGQVRATSQSNGGSAKSTAQTNDFGTIQTTADTQGYGSADAKANMNGIGYVNSIAHNNGLGHGSAKSTANINGYGSANSAANTNGLGTAKSSANTQGTGYGNAGARADINSAGYGTITSAANTNGYGKATSTANTGLGYGAFRYDGLYDGSRTIANAQTSGQGSASSSARTQGLSTDYRVVDTSANSFGYGTAQANARA; encoded by the exons ATGGCAACCAAGCTTGTAGTAGCCTTGACGTGCTTCGCCCTTTGTCATTCCAGTCCAATCATTTTGAATG GTTATTTATATCGTGACGGACGCAGCTTCGCGACCGGTCAAGGCTACACAAATAACTATGGCGGACGAGCGACGGGGTCAGCGACAATCGAAGGTGGTGCAATTAAAGCTTATGGAAGCGCATCAACTGACGACCAGAATTTCTTAAACAGAAATATTGGCTATGGCGAAGCGTATCCCGGTCAAGCAGTCGCAAAAGCTGAAATCTACGATGCACCCCAAGTTTCTGTTTATGGATCAGGCAAAGCTGAGGCTCAAAACATGCCAACTTACTACGCTGTCCCAGCACCTGCAAATATTTTGTCTTACGAACAAAACTTTGAAGTTCCCGCTGAAATAAGATACACAATGCCCGCTAATGGTGGTGTTTCTGCCCAGTCGTCTGCTATACTTAATGGTAACACCGAATCGTCTATCACTTCAGCTAGAACCGATGGAACTGGTTCTGCCGAATCTTCTGCTAAAACCCAAGGCATTGATAGCAACGTAGTTACAGTTTCTAATGCAAAAACTATCGGCAATTCTGGATCTGCTTACTCTAACGCTAACAACGCTCTCGGATTAACCAATATTATGACCAAAACAGAAGGATTTGGCTCGGCGCTGTCAAAAGCCCAAAATGGACTTGGATTGACCTCTGCTGAATCCCAATCAAACGGTGGTTCTGCTGCTTCTTTGGCCAAAAACGCTATTGATTCCATTGTTGCAACAGCCAATTCTCAGGGTTACGGATCCGCTTCCTCCAACATCGACAACAGAAACTTCCAAAATGTTCACCAGAGAGGAATCCATTGGCGGTTTGGTACGGCCTTTGACACTTCTTCCGGTCAAGTTCGCGCCACAAGCCAATCTAACGGAGGTTCGGCTAAATCGACTGCCCAAACAAATGATTTTGGAACAATCCAAACCACAGCTGACACTCAAGGTTATGGATCTGCTGATGCCAAAGCTAACATGAATGGCATTGGATATGTCAATTCTATTGCTCACAACAATGGCCTTGGTCATGGTTCTGCAAAATCCACCGCTAACATAAATGGATACGGATCAGCAAACTCCGCCGCCAACACAAACGGCCTTGGTACCGCTAAATCTTCGGCCAACACTCAAGGAACGGGCTACGGTAACGCAGGCGCTCGTGCTGATATCAACAGTGCAGGTTACGGAACTATTACCTCCGCTGCTAACACTAATGGATACGGAAAAGCCACATCCACAGCTAATACTGGCTTGGGATACGGTGCATTCCGCTACGATGGACTCTACGATGGTTCCCGAACAATTGCTAATGCTCAAACTTCAGGACAGGGTTCAGCATCATCTTCCGCAAGAACTCAAGGATTGAGCACTGACTACAGGGTAGTAGACACATCTGCCAATAGCTTTGGCTACGGCACCGCTCAGGCTAATGCTAGAGCCTAA
- the LOC126768868 gene encoding probable peroxisomal acyl-coenzyme A oxidase 1: MASVKVNEDLRNERIKCNFNVEELTNLLDDGEINTKRRRDLEEKVLSVKGIRDEVPEEYLSHKEKYENAVRKSVLLYKALREYTDTTIPFDEKIRANLRNSLPAAVVKDNSPFMLHSEMFIIAIMGQGTDEQKEYWLKRANNLEIMGTYAQTELGHGTFLRGLETTATYDANTEEFILNSPTLTAYKWWPGGLAHTANYCVVMAQLFIKDKSYGIQPFMVQIRDEETHMPLPGIKVGEIGPKLGFNTVNNGFLGFDHVRIPRERMLMKNAQVLKDGTFKASPNSKLAYGTMVYVRVMIVNTVSKYLARAVTIAIRYSAIRRQSQPKPGEPEPQILDYVTQQHKLLIAIATTHAYHFTVRWLWDLYSNVNKDLSRGQLDNLPELHALACSLKVVSSADCTALIEKCRMACGGHGYMLSSCLPLLYGVSTATCTYEGENTVLLLQAARSLVKAWRQASKGQPLSPSMIYLKDNLAETLWNSSLDGIISSFQRVARGKLLTSVSALDQYTASGLSPEDAWNKASIQLTAAAEAHARVIVLTVYKAEVEKRAATLSASLSAVLYQLLELYFIFWTLEKLGDLLLYTKLSEIDIRALQKKYEDLLENIRPNAVGLVDGFDFRDEILNSTLGAYDGRAYERLMEEALKSPLNSEPVNQSFYKYLKPFLRGKL, translated from the exons ATGGCGTCGGTAAAAGTAAACGAAGACTTAAGAAACGAAAGAATTAAGTGTAATTTTAATGTAGAAGAATTGACTAATTTGTTAGATGATGgagaaattaatacaaaaaggaGACGAGATCTTG AGGAAAAAGTATTAAGTGTAAAAGGAATCCGAGACGAGGTCCCTGAAGAATATCTTAGTCACAAGGAAAAATACGAAAATGCAGTACGAAAAtctgttttgttatataaagcaTTACGGGAATATACAGACACGACTATTCCTTTCGATGAGAAAATTAG GGCGAATCTTCGCAATTCATTACCCGCTGCTGTTGTTAAGGATAATTCGCCTTTTATGCTCCACTCCGAAATGTTCATAATAGCTATCATGGGCCAGGGTACTGATGAACAGAAAGAGTATTGGTTAAAAAGAGCTAATAATTTGGAAATTATGGGAACCTATGCTCAG ACAGAATTAGGGCATGGTACTTTTCTTCGTGGCTTGGAAACTACAGCAACTTATGATGCCAACACTGAAGAGTTTATTCTAAACAGCCCTACACTGACGGCTTACAAATGGTGGCCTGGAGGGT TGGCACATACAGCGAATTACTGCGTAGTTATGGCACAACTGTTCATAAAAGACAAGAGTTACGGAATTCAACCGTTCATGGTGCAGATCAGGGATGAAGAAACTCACATGCCTTTGCCAGGCATTAAAGTTGGAGAGATCGGACCTAAACTTGGCTTTAATACTGTGAATAACGGATTTCTTGGATTCGATCATGTTAGAATACCGCGAGAAAGAATGTTAATGAAAAATGCGCAAGTATTAAAG gaCGGTACATTTAAAGCTTCACCAAATAGCAAGTTGGCTTACGGTACGATGGTGTATGTGAGGGTAATGATTGTGAATACAGTTTCTAAATATCTCGCTCGAGCGGTGACCATTGCAATACGTTATTCAGCTATTAGGAGACAATCGCAGCCAAAACCTGg GGAGCCAGAACCTCAAATTTTGGACTACGTAACGCAACAACATAAATTGTTAATAGCGATTGCAACGACCCATGCTTATCATTTCACAGTGCGATGGCTTTGGGATCTATACAGCAATGTCAACAAAGACCTAAGTCGTGGACAATTGGACAATTTACCAGAg TTGCATGCATTGGCTTGTTCATTGAAAGTCGTCAGTTCTGCTGACTGTACCGCCCTTATAGAAAAGTGTCGTATGGCATGCGGTGGTCACGGCTATATGCTGTCATCTTGCCTTCCTCTCCTGTATGGAGTTTCGACTGCCACATGCACCTACGAGGGAGAGAACACAGTGCTGCTGTTACAGGCCgctag ATCTTTAGTCAAGGCGTGGCGTCAAGCTTCGAAAGGCCAACCATTGAGTCCTTCCATGATTTATCTTAAAGATAATTTAGCGGAAACATTGTGGAATAGCTCACTAGATGGAATAATAAGCAGTTTCCAAAGAGTTGCCAGAGG TAAGCTGTTGACAAGCGTGTCCGCCCTCGACCAATATACAGCATCTGGACTGTCTCCTGAAGATGCCTGGAATAAAGCCTCCATTCAGTTAACAGCAGCAGCTGAG GCCCACGCTAGAGTTATAGTACTCACAGTTTACAAGGCAGAAGTAGAAAAAAGAGCGGCTACTCTATCAGCTTCATTAAGTGCAGTATTATACCAACTTCTCGAACTTTACTTTATATTCTGGACTTTAGAAAAGTTGGGGGATTTATTATTG tATACCAAACTATCTGAAATTGATATTCGGgcattacaaaagaaatatgaaGATCTTCTTGAGAATATTAGACCTAATGCTGTCGGTCTCGTCGATGGTTTCGATTTTAGAGATGAG ATACTGAATTCTACACTTGGCGCCTATGACGGCCGCGCTTACGAGCGTCTCATGGAAGAGGCCTTAAAGAGCCCATTAAACTCCGAACCAGTTAACCAAtcattttacaagtacttaaaGCCTTTCTTGCGTGGAAAATTGTAA
- the LOC126768859 gene encoding probable peroxisomal acyl-coenzyme A oxidase 1 encodes MSSKKEINEDLANERRKCNFNIEEVTHIIDGGIEKTLQRKKIEDVALNGGASLDDVPEECLDMRERYENALRKSCIYANILRNELLEITGIENFGTPVIRRTGDAFFKDISPFMLHLGMFVPTIMGQCTAEQQAIWLPKALDMQIIGAYAQTELGHGTFIRGLETTATYDPKTEEFILHSPTITSYKWWAGGLGRTANHCIVVSQLYTQGKCHGVHPFIVQIRDLDTHMPLPGIKVGEIGPRMGFNTADNGFLGFNHFRIPRMNMMMKNAQVLEDGTYVKVARHGKLTYGTMVFVRVTLVNEASFQLAKAVTIAVRYSAVRRQSELRPGSPEPQIIDYPTQQHKLFICIATAHAFQLTANWLWNTFTVVQAEMRKGNIDTLPELHALSSCLKAVSTSDAAACIEQCRFACGGHGYMLSSNLPYLYSFVAATRTYEGDYTVLLLQTARFLVKAWEQAETGKTVTPTVVYLNRYFNTNGKVAWNNTPEGIIKSFQAIAAGKISLCVKSIRQRIKTGMDYEDAWLMTTVQLVSAAEAHCRSVILDTYWNEMQRLTKSSSENVKMVLHQLTMLYLIYWALDKTGDLLRYSSISESDIDLLQKQYEELLVKIRPNAVGLVDAFDLRDEILLSTLGSYDGRVYERLMEEVQKNPLNKEPVDPSFHKYLKPFMKSKI; translated from the exons ATGAGTTCAAAAAAGGAAATTAACGAGGACCTTGCTAATGAGAGACGTAAATGCAACTTTAATATTGAAGAAGTTACGCATATCATAGATGGCGGTATAGAAAAAACTCTGCAAAGAAAGAAAATTG AGGACGTGGCTCTGAACGGAGGTGCGTCACTGGACGACGTTCCAGAAGAATGCCTTGATATGAGGGAAAGATATGAAAATGCTCTAAGGAAATCTTGCATTTATGCTAATATACTTAGAAATGAACTCCTTGAAATTACTGGCATTGAAAATTTTGG gACGCCCGTCATACGACGTACGGGAGATGCATTTTTCAAGGACATTTCACCATTCATGTTACACCTTGGGATGTTCGTGCCTACAATAATGGGGCAGTGTACTGCTGAGCAGCAAGCAATTTGGCTTCCGAAAGCTTTAGACATGCAGATCATTGGCGCTTACGCACAG ACGGAGCTCGGTCATGGGACGTTTATCCGAGGACTCGAAACAACAGCTACGTATGATCCTAAAACTGAAGAATTTATTCTACACAGCCCTACAATTACGTCGTACAAGTGGTGGGCTGGAGGGC ttggaAGGACTGCTAATCATTGTATAGTAGTGTCTCAATTGTATACTCAGGGCAAATGCCACGGCGTCCATCCATTCATTGTTCAGATCAGAGATTTGGATACACACATGCCTCTCCCTGGCATAAAAGTAGGTGAGATTGGACCAAGAATGGGTTTTAATACCGCAGATAATGGTTTCTTAGGATTCAATCATTTTCGGATTCCAAGaatgaatatgatgatgaagaATGCACAAGTGCTAGAG GACGGTACATATGTGAAGGTTGCGAGACATGGGAAATTGACTTATGGCACTATGGTGTTTGTTAGAGTCACACTAGTGAATGAAGCATCATTTCAACTCGCTAAGGCTGTGACAATCGCAGTACGATATTCTGCTGTGAGAAGACAGTCTGAGTTAAGGCCAGG ATCCCCAGAGCCTCAAATAATTGACTATCCAACGCAACAGCATAAACTGTTTATTTGCATAGCAACAGCGCATGCCTTCCAGCTCACTGCGAATTGGCTCTGGAATACCTTTACCGTCGTCCAAGCTGAAATGAGAAAAGGAAATATTGATACTTTACCAGAG CTTCACGCACTATCGAGTTGCCTCAAAGCCGTCAGCACGTCGGACGCGGCGGCGTGCATCGAACAGTGTCGGTTCGCGTGCGGCGGGCACGGATACATGCTGTCCTCCAACCTGCCCTACTTGTACTCCTTTGTAGCTGCCACCAGGACATACGAGGGCGACTACACTGTGCTTTTGCTGCAGACCGCTAG GTTTTTGGTAAAAGCTTGGGAGCAAGCTGAAACTGGAAAAACTGTGACCCCAACGGTTGTCTATTTGAATCGCTATTTCAATACAAATGGGAAGGTGGCCTGGAATAATACTCCCGAGGGAATTATTAAATCATTCCAAGCCATTGCTGCCGG aaaaatctCCTTATGTGTTAAAAGTATACGACAAAGGATAAAAACTGGAATGGATTATGAGGACGCTTGGCTAATGACGACTGTCCAACTCGTTAGTGCAGCTGag gcaCACTGTCGTTCAGTTATTTTAGATACATACTGGAATGAAATGCAGAGACTAACAAAATCTTCAAGTGAAAACGTAAAGATGGTGTTGCATCAGCTGACCATGTTGTACTTAATATACTGGGCTTTAGACAAAACCGGTGATCTACTACGG tattcgtCAATATCTGAAAGTGACATTGATTTACTCCAAAAGCAATACGAAGAATTATTGGTGAAAATCAGGCCTAACGCTGTGGGACTTGTAGATGCGTTCGATTTAAGAGATGAG ATATTGTTATCTACTCTCGGCTCTTACGACGGTCGTGTTTATGAGAGGCTCATGGAGGAGGTCCAGAAGAATCCTCTGAACAAAGAACCCGTTGATCCAAGCTTCCACAAGTATTTAAAACCCTTTATGAAATCTAAAATATGA
- the LOC126769328 gene encoding probable peroxisomal acyl-coenzyme A oxidase 1, producing the protein MGQWLWKTYTKVMAEIAEGNMDQLPELHALSCCLKAVCSYDGVQAVERCRLACGGHGYLLSSNLPGVYGLVAASVTYEGEYTVLLLQTARYLVKAWNGAINGKTLPSGIAFLSDYFNKNSRMWDDSPEAIIEGFKAVAAGKIKAAFDSLQSHVDKGREFEDAWNLSSVQLTAASEAYARYLLCDVFWSETKKMTNVSNNLAVVLLQLAELYLVYWALEKSGDLLMYSTISKKNIDNLQSRYEELLGLIRPNVVGLVDSFDIRDEILCSTLGSYDGRVYERLMEEAAKSPLNNQIVNDTFHKYIKPLMIKHKL; encoded by the exons ATGGGTCAATGGCTGTGGAAAACTTACACAAAGGTCATGGCTGAAATCGCTGAAGGGAACATGGACCAACTGCCGGAG CTGCACGCGTTGTCGTGCTGCCTGAAGGCGGTGTGCAGCTACGACGGCGTGCAGGCCGTGGAGCGCTGTCGGCTCGCGTGCGGCGGTCACGGCTATCTTCTGTCGTCCAACCTGCCCGGCGTGTACGGCCTCGTGGCCGCCAGCGTCACCTACGAGGGCGAGTACACAGTGCTGTTGCTGCAGACGGCCAG ATATCTAGTAAAGGCATGGAATGGTGCAATAAATGGTAAAACATTACCATCAGGTATAGCTTTCTTATCAgattatttcaacaaaaactCTCGCATGTGGGACGATTCACCAGAAGCTATTATTGAAGGATTTAAAGCTGTTGCCGCAGG aaaaataaaggcAGCTTTTGACTCACTTCAAAGTCACGTAGACAAGGGTCGGGAGTTCGAAGATGCCTGGAATTTGAGTTCAGTTCAACTAACTGCTGCTAGTGAG gcGTACGCGCGTTATCTTTTATGTGATGTATTTTGGTCCGAAACTAAGAAAATGACAAATGTATCTAATAATCTAGCCGTTGTGCTTCTGCAGTTGGCTGAATTGTATTTGGTATATTGGGCCTTGGAAAAAAGTGGCGATCTTTTAATG tattcGACGATATCGAAGAAAAACATAGACAATCTTCAAAGTCGATACGAAGAACTGCTCGGTCTCATAAGACCGAATGTCGTTGGACTTGTCGACTCCTTCGACATTAGGGACGAG ATCCTGTGTTCGACTCTTGGTTCGTATGACGGTCGCGTATACGAGAGATTGATGGAAGAAGCCGCCAAGAGTCCACTCAATAATCAAATCGTCAACGACactttccataaatatataaaacctttaatgataaaacataaactataa